Proteins co-encoded in one Flavobacterium sp. M31R6 genomic window:
- a CDS encoding TMEM175 family protein translates to MNKTRIEAFSDGVLAIIITIMVLEIKAPEEDSFESLKHLIPVFLSYVLSFIYVGIYWNNHHHMFQVVKKVNGSILWGNLFLLFWLSLIPFATSWIGEHHFAAVPMSIYGFVLLMCAIAYNLLQNKIIRLEGKDSILHRAVEKDLKGKLSALAYLLAIPLAFVSPWISGLLYIAVAMLWIVPDSRIEKQLN, encoded by the coding sequence ATGAACAAAACCAGAATTGAAGCCTTTAGCGATGGCGTTTTAGCCATTATCATTACCATAATGGTTTTAGAAATAAAAGCGCCTGAAGAAGATAGTTTTGAATCGTTAAAACACTTGATTCCTGTTTTCTTAAGCTACGTTTTGAGTTTTATTTATGTTGGGATTTATTGGAACAACCATCATCATATGTTTCAAGTGGTTAAAAAAGTGAATGGCTCTATTTTGTGGGGCAATCTTTTTCTACTCTTTTGGCTGTCCTTAATTCCGTTTGCAACAAGCTGGATTGGAGAGCATCATTTTGCAGCAGTGCCTATGAGTATTTATGGCTTTGTCCTACTGATGTGTGCTATCGCCTATAATTTGCTCCAAAATAAAATTATAAGACTCGAAGGTAAAGATTCAATTTTGCACCGTGCAGTTGAAAAGGACTTAAAAGGTAAACTATCGGCATTAGCCTATCTTTTGGCAATTCCCTTGGCTTTTGTCTCACCTTGGATTTCTGGTCTGCTTTATATTGCAGTAGCAATGCTCTGGATTGTTCCAGATTCAAGAATTGAAAAACAACTAAATTAA
- a CDS encoding D-alanine--D-alanine ligase, with amino-acid sequence MKNIAIIMGGYSSEYKISLISGNVVYQFLDKTKYNAFRIHIFKEKWVYVDANDAEFPIDRNDFSININGSKQTFDCVFNAIHGTPGEDGLMQAYFELLNIPQTACDYYQAALTFNKRDLLSVLKPYGIKTATSYYLNKGDIINTDEIVHKLGLPCFVKPNKAGSSFGISKVKTAAELPIAIEVAYKEDNEIIIESFLDGTEVSVGVINYKGTITVLPITEIVSENDFFDYEAKYLGKSQEITPARISDEMTQKVGEIAKRAYEVLKMKGFSRSEFIIVDGEPHMLEMNTIPGLTTESLIPQQAKAAGISLEDLFTNAIELALN; translated from the coding sequence ATGAAAAACATTGCCATCATCATGGGCGGCTATTCAAGCGAATACAAGATCTCACTCATCAGCGGAAACGTAGTTTATCAATTCCTGGACAAAACCAAATACAATGCCTTCCGTATTCATATTTTTAAAGAAAAATGGGTATATGTTGATGCCAATGATGCCGAATTTCCAATAGATCGAAATGATTTTTCGATAAACATAAACGGAAGCAAGCAAACTTTCGATTGCGTTTTCAATGCCATTCACGGAACTCCGGGTGAAGACGGATTGATGCAGGCCTATTTCGAATTGCTAAACATTCCACAAACCGCCTGCGATTACTACCAAGCTGCTTTAACCTTCAACAAACGCGATTTATTGTCGGTATTAAAACCATACGGAATCAAAACAGCCACTTCCTATTACCTAAATAAAGGAGACATTATTAACACGGACGAAATTGTACATAAATTAGGTTTGCCTTGTTTTGTAAAACCAAACAAAGCGGGTTCTAGCTTTGGAATTTCAAAAGTAAAAACCGCTGCCGAATTGCCAATCGCCATCGAAGTGGCCTACAAAGAAGACAACGAAATCATCATAGAAAGTTTCCTTGATGGTACCGAAGTTTCAGTTGGAGTCATCAACTACAAAGGAACCATCACCGTTTTGCCTATAACCGAAATTGTTTCCGAAAATGATTTCTTTGATTACGAAGCCAAATACCTTGGTAAATCACAGGAAATTACGCCAGCCAGAATCTCGGATGAAATGACCCAAAAAGTGGGAGAAATAGCCAAACGCGCCTACGAAGTATTAAAAATGAAAGGATTCTCTCGAAGCGAATTCATCATTGTGGACGGCGAACCTCATATGCTCGAAATGAATACCATTCCCGGCCTAACAACCGAAAGTTTGATTCCACAACAAGCCAAGGCTGCCGGCATTTCACTGGAAGACTTGTTTACAAATGCAATTGAGTTGGCACTAAATTAA
- a CDS encoding M14 family metallopeptidase — translation MQLIRFCFLLITVSVFAQKNNKYSTFFEKGNGNQSANYQETITYYTLLAHDFQTIKMEKMGLTDSGEPLYMITFNPEKKFNFDEIQKNKAVLFLNNGIHAGEPDGIDATMQLFRDLALGKIKTPKNTVIVTIPIYNIGGALNRNSTSRANQEGPEEYGFRGNARNYDLNRDMIKSDTRNTKSFVAIYHKINPDVFIDNHVSNGSDYQYKLTYIMTQHNKLGTILGDYMNTEMMPFIVKDLEQKNIPTTPYVNAFEETPDNGFVQFSDTPRYTTGYTSLFNTIGFVVETHMLKKYADRVKATYEYMISTIDFIDLNYKKLKELRAKNEEQYKPKKSYPIEWKIDSSKATTYLFSGFEASYKKSEVTTGQRLFYDRTKPYQKNVPYIKEYKSVKDVTIPKAYIIPKGYWNVIDLLKSNDCSYTQLKKDTIIKVESYKIADYKTSSQAYEGHYPHRNAKLTTTIENKTFAKGDYVFSTEQKAVKYLLETLEPEAVDSFFNWNFFDSILQQKEGYSEYVFEDLAAQLLKDNPSLRKELETKVNNDPAFAKNSEAQLDWVYKHSKFYEKEHLQYPVYRLLN, via the coding sequence ATGCAATTAATACGCTTTTGTTTCCTACTGATCACAGTTTCTGTTTTTGCCCAAAAAAACAATAAATACAGTACTTTTTTCGAAAAAGGAAATGGAAACCAATCGGCTAATTATCAAGAAACAATTACTTATTATACCCTTTTGGCTCATGATTTTCAAACTATCAAAATGGAAAAAATGGGACTGACGGATAGTGGAGAACCATTATACATGATTACTTTCAATCCTGAAAAAAAATTTAATTTTGATGAAATTCAAAAAAACAAAGCAGTATTGTTTCTAAATAATGGAATTCACGCAGGCGAACCCGATGGTATAGATGCAACGATGCAATTGTTTCGTGATTTAGCTTTAGGCAAAATCAAAACACCTAAGAATACGGTAATAGTTACGATTCCAATTTACAATATCGGCGGTGCTTTGAACAGAAACTCAACTTCAAGAGCCAACCAAGAAGGACCTGAAGAATATGGTTTTCGAGGCAATGCCAGAAACTATGATTTGAATCGCGATATGATCAAGTCGGATACCCGAAATACCAAAAGTTTTGTTGCTATCTACCATAAAATAAATCCAGATGTTTTTATCGATAATCACGTGAGCAATGGTTCTGATTATCAATACAAGCTGACCTATATCATGACGCAGCACAATAAACTAGGAACTATTTTGGGAGATTACATGAACACTGAAATGATGCCCTTTATTGTAAAAGATTTGGAACAAAAAAACATTCCAACAACACCTTATGTCAATGCATTCGAGGAAACACCCGATAATGGTTTTGTGCAATTTTCGGACACGCCAAGATATACAACAGGTTACACTTCACTTTTCAATACTATTGGGTTTGTTGTTGAAACCCATATGCTAAAAAAATATGCTGATCGCGTAAAAGCTACTTATGAATATATGATTTCTACAATCGATTTTATTGATTTGAATTATAAAAAATTAAAAGAATTACGTGCCAAAAATGAAGAACAATATAAACCTAAAAAGTCGTACCCTATTGAATGGAAAATAGACAGCTCCAAGGCAACAACCTATTTGTTTTCAGGGTTTGAGGCTTCTTACAAAAAAAGTGAAGTTACAACAGGCCAACGATTATTTTATGACAGAACCAAACCCTATCAAAAGAACGTTCCTTACATCAAAGAATATAAATCAGTCAAAGACGTTACAATTCCGAAAGCTTACATTATCCCAAAAGGATATTGGAATGTCATAGATTTATTAAAAAGTAATGATTGTAGCTACACACAATTAAAAAAAGATACTATTATTAAAGTAGAAAGTTATAAAATTGCCGATTACAAAACTTCAAGTCAAGCCTATGAAGGACATTATCCGCATAGAAATGCAAAATTAACTACAACTATTGAGAATAAAACCTTTGCCAAAGGAGATTATGTGTTTTCTACTGAACAAAAAGCGGTAAAATATTTACTGGAAACTTTAGAACCCGAAGCGGTTGATTCGTTCTTCAATTGGAACTTTTTTGACAGCATTTTACAACAAAAAGAAGGATATTCAGAATATGTTTTTGAAGATTTAGCTGCTCAACTTTTAAAAGACAACCCTAGTTTAAGAAAGGAATTGGAAACCAAAGTCAATAATGACCCTGCATTTGCAAAAAATAGTGAAGCACAATTGGATTGGGTTTATAAACATTCTAAATTCTATGAAAAAGAACATTTACAATACCCAGTTTACAGATTACTCAACTAA
- a CDS encoding alkylphosphonate utilization protein, producing the protein MSFERELNKRSGSKCELCAATENLKEFQILPTKKGGLDESIFACPTCIDQIENPGHEDLNHWRCLNDSMWSEHIPVQVSAWRMLSRLRKNGWPQELLEQMYLDEDTLEWAQATGEGEDDENKIVHRDVNGVILTHGDSVVLIKDLKVKGSSMVAKQGTSVRNIRLDHENAEYIEGRVDGQQIVIITQYVKKI; encoded by the coding sequence ATGAGCTTCGAAAGAGAATTAAATAAACGCAGCGGTTCCAAATGTGAATTATGCGCTGCCACTGAAAATCTAAAAGAATTCCAAATTTTGCCTACCAAAAAAGGTGGATTGGACGAAAGTATCTTTGCCTGCCCTACTTGTATTGACCAAATTGAAAATCCCGGTCACGAAGATTTAAACCACTGGAGATGTTTGAACGACAGTATGTGGAGCGAACATATTCCTGTTCAGGTTTCAGCTTGGAGAATGTTGAGTCGTTTGCGTAAAAATGGTTGGCCACAAGAGCTTTTGGAGCAAATGTATTTGGATGAAGACACTTTGGAATGGGCACAAGCCACAGGTGAAGGAGAAGATGACGAAAACAAAATCGTACACCGCGATGTAAATGGCGTGATTTTAACACATGGAGATTCGGTTGTTTTAATCAAAGATCTAAAAGTAAAAGGATCCAGTATGGTTGCTAAACAAGGAACTTCGGTACGTAACATCCGTTTGGATCATGAAAATGCCGAATACATTGAGGGAAGAGTAGATGGACAACAAATTGTGATTATTACACAATACGTTAAGAAAATATAA
- a CDS encoding PASTA domain-containing protein yields the protein MSLKKYLTSRVFFGQVLIALAIIAVLGYLFMHWLTFTTDHGHEIAVPDLRKLTEEQVEDKLDELDLDYELLDSVDFRGDYPKYSVVEQDPMPGTMVKVGRKVYIKINSSGFSSVRIPDLIDKTYREAVPTLKALGLEAGTITYVPNLGKDMVLEMRYKGRNLKVGDRVLKASKIDLVLGDGKESYQEEAVDSTATTPAQETTTNEQ from the coding sequence ATGAGCTTAAAAAAATATCTTACTAGTCGCGTATTTTTCGGACAGGTGTTGATTGCACTTGCCATTATTGCAGTTTTGGGTTATTTATTCATGCATTGGTTGACATTTACAACGGATCATGGGCATGAAATTGCTGTTCCAGATTTGAGAAAATTGACTGAGGAACAAGTGGAAGACAAGCTGGATGAATTGGATTTGGATTATGAGCTGTTGGACAGTGTGGATTTTAGGGGAGATTACCCAAAATACAGCGTAGTGGAGCAAGATCCGATGCCTGGGACGATGGTGAAAGTAGGTAGAAAAGTATATATTAAGATTAACTCATCTGGGTTTTCGTCTGTTCGAATTCCCGATTTGATTGATAAAACCTATCGTGAAGCAGTGCCAACACTTAAGGCATTGGGACTTGAAGCGGGAACTATTACGTATGTGCCTAATTTAGGAAAAGACATGGTTTTGGAAATGCGTTATAAAGGAAGAAACCTAAAAGTAGGAGACAGAGTTTTGAAAGCTTCTAAAATTGATTTGGTTTTGGGAGACGGAAAAGAGAGTTATCAAGAAGAAGCGGTGGACAGTACAGCTACTACACCAGCACAAGAAACAACAACAAATGAACAATAA
- a CDS encoding DEAD/DEAH box helicase, producing MNKKHHSNNILLNLGIESLNEMQEVAQDVILNDNNVLLLSPTGSGKTLAFLLPIFEMLQPEILSVQCLILVPSRELGLQIEQVWKKMGTDYKVNVCYGGHSIDTEIKNLSNPPAVLIGTPGRIADHIDRGTFRLDKIQTLILDEFDKSLQLGFHEQMSFIIGKLSKLNKRVLVSATSDIEIPKYTRVVNPTILDFIPTEEEQESNLATKMVVSKEKDKLGSLFNLICSLKSQQAIVFCNHRDAAERISDTLNEKGIYATYYHGGMDQDERERSLIQFRNGSMSYLITTDLAARGLDIPEMKHVIHYHLPLKEDEFTHRNGRTARMLASGTAYVIAHESEKKMDYLDYGMEVFNVENATSLPKPPEFQTIYISGGKKNKLNKIDIVGFFSQKGKLEKGDLGLIEVKDFISFAAVKFNKVKDLLHHVKDEKMKGKKFKIEVARKVIKKEEE from the coding sequence ATGAATAAGAAACACCACTCCAACAATATATTACTGAATTTAGGTATCGAAAGCCTAAATGAAATGCAAGAAGTTGCGCAAGATGTCATCCTAAATGACAATAATGTTCTATTGCTTTCTCCAACAGGTTCGGGAAAAACATTGGCATTTTTATTGCCAATTTTCGAAATGTTACAGCCCGAAATTTTATCGGTTCAATGTTTGATTCTGGTTCCATCTCGTGAATTAGGATTGCAAATCGAACAGGTTTGGAAAAAAATGGGAACCGATTACAAAGTAAACGTTTGTTACGGTGGTCATTCCATTGATACCGAAATCAAAAATTTAAGTAATCCTCCAGCAGTTTTAATTGGAACTCCGGGCCGAATTGCAGACCATATTGACAGAGGTACTTTTCGATTGGACAAAATCCAAACTTTGATTTTGGATGAGTTTGACAAATCTCTGCAGTTAGGTTTCCACGAACAAATGTCCTTTATAATTGGAAAACTGAGCAAACTAAACAAACGAGTATTGGTTTCGGCTACTTCCGATATTGAAATTCCAAAATATACTCGAGTTGTAAACCCAACAATCTTGGATTTTATCCCAACTGAAGAGGAACAAGAAAGTAACTTGGCCACCAAAATGGTTGTTTCGAAAGAAAAAGACAAACTGGGAAGTTTGTTTAATTTGATATGTTCTTTAAAATCTCAGCAGGCGATTGTTTTTTGCAATCATCGTGATGCTGCTGAACGTATTAGCGATACCCTAAACGAAAAAGGGATTTATGCCACTTATTATCATGGTGGCATGGATCAGGACGAACGTGAACGATCATTGATTCAATTCCGGAATGGAAGCATGAGTTATTTAATCACCACCGATTTGGCGGCTCGTGGACTTGATATCCCCGAAATGAAACATGTAATTCACTATCATTTGCCTTTGAAAGAAGATGAGTTTACCCATAGAAATGGACGTACCGCTCGTATGCTCGCTTCCGGAACTGCATATGTAATTGCTCATGAGAGTGAGAAAAAAATGGACTATCTGGATTACGGTATGGAAGTGTTTAATGTTGAAAACGCAACCTCACTGCCAAAACCTCCCGAGTTTCAAACCATTTACATTAGTGGCGGAAAGAAAAACAAACTTAATAAAATTGACATCGTAGGTTTCTTTTCCCAAAAGGGGAAACTGGAAAAAGGAGATTTAGGATTAATTGAAGTGAAAGATTTTATCTCATTTGCAGCTGTGAAATTCAATAAAGTCAAAGATTTACTGCATCATGTAAAAGATGAAAAAATGAAAGGGAAGAAATTCAAGATTGAAGTAGCAAGAAAAGTTATTAAGAAAGAAGAGGAGTAG
- a CDS encoding NUDIX hydrolase, whose protein sequence is MYKVFVNDKPLFLTNQISKETDFQLFLLDSIDIEQVIVKMFQNKIKKAYLYHPDESVIMKTLKAKIPVNKAGGGLVYNKKGEVLFIFRNGKWDLPKGGTDKGELIEETAMREVEEETGVNELKIVKKLQKTYHVFKRNGKYKLKITHWFEMQSTFEGIPMGQLEEGIEKVAWFKPSEIPKALENSYENIKLLFEEEKLIK, encoded by the coding sequence ATGTATAAAGTTTTTGTTAACGACAAACCACTTTTTTTGACAAATCAAATCTCCAAGGAGACTGATTTTCAACTTTTCTTGCTGGATAGTATTGATATCGAGCAGGTTATTGTGAAAATGTTTCAAAATAAAATTAAGAAAGCCTATCTCTATCACCCTGATGAAAGTGTGATTATGAAAACTTTGAAAGCAAAAATTCCTGTAAATAAAGCGGGAGGTGGATTAGTTTATAATAAAAAAGGTGAGGTTTTATTTATTTTTAGAAATGGAAAGTGGGATTTACCCAAAGGCGGTACCGATAAAGGAGAGTTAATTGAAGAAACCGCCATGCGAGAAGTTGAAGAAGAAACTGGTGTAAATGAACTGAAAATTGTTAAAAAACTTCAGAAAACTTACCATGTTTTTAAACGAAATGGAAAATACAAATTAAAAATTACCCATTGGTTTGAAATGCAATCTACCTTTGAAGGCATTCCAATGGGACAATTAGAAGAAGGAATTGAAAAAGTAGCTTGGTTTAAGCCAAGTGAAATTCCAAAAGCATTGGAAAATTCATACGAGAATATTAAGCTTCTATTTGAAGAAGAAAAATTGATCAAATGA
- the coaD gene encoding pantetheine-phosphate adenylyltransferase — MKKAIFPGSFDPITLGHEDIINRGISLFDEIVIAIGVNAEKKYMFSLEERKRFIEETFKNEPKVTVITYEGLTIDLCHKIKADFILRGLRNPADFEFEKAIAHTNRRLSKIETVFLLTAARTSYISSSIVRDVIRNFGEYEMLVPEAVRVKLHK; from the coding sequence ATGAAGAAAGCAATATTCCCAGGATCCTTTGACCCAATCACTTTAGGTCATGAAGATATCATCAACAGAGGTATTTCGCTTTTTGATGAAATCGTAATTGCCATTGGGGTCAATGCCGAAAAAAAATACATGTTTTCACTCGAGGAAAGAAAACGTTTCATCGAAGAAACATTCAAAAATGAACCCAAAGTTACCGTCATCACTTATGAAGGCTTAACCATAGACTTATGCCATAAAATCAAAGCCGACTTCATACTAAGGGGATTACGCAACCCCGCCGATTTCGAATTCGAGAAAGCCATCGCCCACACCAACAGAAGATTGTCCAAAATAGAAACGGTCTTTTTATTGACCGCAGCACGAACTTCCTATATCAGCTCTAGCATCGTGAGAGACGTTATCCGAAATTTTGGTGAATACGAAATGCTGGTTCCAGAAGCCGTAAGGGTTAAATTGCATAAGTAG
- a CDS encoding BamA/TamA family outer membrane protein — MKRSFLLLAFLFSTFYVFSFSKNEKSLLSKKEIRSIILVSNLDTVKKADTVKKKEKKFAFMPMPTLTYDRSQGLGAGVIAMGFFKADNSKKVPLSRVMAVGNYATNDSYYIIFGTRLYLKEDYWRILAAVGYINYNFQAYQTFEDIDEGSQTSVYETPYATKGSLFAFAIQRRIFENFYLGIGGSMIRTDVIVTLPDKSELVDPNNTNSLAIPFSFDTRNSIYNPSSGIFIDGRIASIPSWLDNDEDFVKTMLYVNHYKKLGEHKILASRFAMKANFGDVPFAAQDYIGQTDLRGYTQGEYRGNQTYTVQSEFRNNFYKKWGYVGFAGLGIAYRKSETGAAAGDWYNSGASWSKPLPSIGAGIRYQVIEKDSQKINAGIDAAVGRGDWGIYFRITEAF, encoded by the coding sequence ATGAAAAGAAGCTTCTTACTCCTTGCATTTTTATTTAGTACTTTTTATGTTTTTTCATTTTCGAAAAATGAAAAATCGCTACTCTCTAAAAAAGAAATACGGTCGATAATATTGGTTAGTAATTTGGATACCGTAAAAAAGGCAGATACCGTAAAAAAGAAAGAAAAGAAATTTGCCTTTATGCCTATGCCTACTTTGACATACGACCGTTCCCAGGGGCTTGGAGCCGGGGTCATTGCAATGGGTTTTTTCAAGGCTGACAATTCAAAGAAGGTGCCTCTTTCCAGAGTAATGGCGGTGGGGAATTATGCGACAAATGACTCTTACTACATTATATTTGGGACACGTCTTTATCTTAAGGAAGATTACTGGAGAATACTCGCAGCAGTAGGATACATAAACTATAATTTCCAGGCCTATCAAACTTTTGAAGATATAGATGAAGGGAGTCAGACAAGTGTCTATGAAACTCCTTATGCTACAAAGGGAAGCCTATTTGCATTTGCGATACAGAGAAGGATTTTTGAAAATTTTTATTTGGGAATAGGTGGATCAATGATACGTACAGATGTGATTGTCACACTTCCGGACAAATCAGAACTAGTTGATCCGAATAATACCAATTCACTGGCCATACCCTTTAGTTTTGATACCCGAAACAGTATCTATAATCCAAGTTCAGGTATTTTTATAGACGGTAGAATTGCAAGCATACCCTCTTGGCTCGATAACGACGAAGATTTCGTTAAAACGATGTTATATGTAAACCATTATAAAAAATTGGGTGAGCACAAAATTTTAGCCAGTCGCTTTGCAATGAAAGCCAATTTTGGCGACGTCCCTTTTGCTGCACAGGATTATATCGGTCAAACAGATTTGAGGGGATATACACAAGGGGAATATAGAGGAAATCAAACCTATACAGTTCAATCTGAGTTTCGAAATAATTTTTATAAAAAATGGGGATATGTCGGTTTTGCTGGACTAGGAATCGCTTACAGAAAGTCAGAAACCGGTGCTGCTGCGGGAGATTGGTACAATTCTGGAGCTTCCTGGAGTAAGCCATTGCCAAGCATTGGTGCCGGAATACGTTATCAGGTGATTGAAAAGGACAGTCAAAAAATAAATGCTGGAATTGATGCCGCAGTGGGTCGTGGGGATTGGGGAATTTATTTTAGAATTACCGAAGCTTTTTAA